Proteins encoded by one window of Salvia splendens isolate huo1 chromosome 5, SspV2, whole genome shotgun sequence:
- the LOC121805216 gene encoding E3 ubiquitin-protein ligase CIP8-like — MAETPADQSPARSQPEARPGSGHQYWCYHCDKRVAVETLADLPDVVCCDCKNGFVELIAAAAVPSADTAVPDPLEDPNFGSQFIQVLRLIAQAAREEDAPPPLPSDPSSNDYLQIELDEWDNGDEEEEEEEDYEDEHSVEVVREEEEEVEVENRERGAGNNRSIGSGDEDEEGIEVVAREDDNEDEMVEMMRRRRDVLRLRLRDFASRAASRRNRILDWADVLMGLDSDTYVGNPGDYVNASEYEALLQNLAESDSGAQRGAPPAAKSVVEGLKGFRIDKEENVIACAICKDTVNVGEIAKNLPCGHGYHGDCIVPWLGARNSCPVCRFELPTDDPEYEEDRKKRVVAAGLRVASSSSSPSAAASSGDSPDSASA; from the coding sequence ATGGCAGAAACCCCAGCGGATCAGTCCCCCGCCCGATCCCAGCCCGAAGCCCGCCCCGGATCGGGCCATCAGTACTGGTGCTACCACTGCGACAAGCGAGTCGCCGTGGAAACCCTCGCGGATCTGCCTGACGTCGTCTGCTGCGACTGTAAAAACGGATTCGTCGAGCTAATTGCCGCGGCAGCCGTTCCCTCCGCCGACACCGCGGTGCCGGATCCTTTGGAGGATCCGAATTTCGGGAGCCAGTTCATCCAGGTGCTCCGCTTAATCGCCCAGGCGGCAAGGGAGGAGGATGCGCCGCCTCCGCTGCCTTCCGATCCGTCCAGCAACGATTACCTCCAAATCGAGCTGGACGAGTGGGACAACGgcgatgaggaggaggaggaggaagaggactACGAGGATGAGCACTCTGTGGAAGTCGTccgcgaggaggaggaggaggtggaggtggagaatCGCGAGCGCGGGGCGGGGAATAACAGATCCATCGGCAGCGGCGATGAGGATGAGGAAGGGATTGAAGTGGTTGCACGCGAGGACGACAACGAGGACGAAATGGTTGAGATGATGCGCCGGCGCCGCGATGTGCTCCGGCTCCGATTGAGGGATTTCGCCTCTCGCGCCGCCAGCAGGCGCAACCGGATTCTCGATTGGGCGGATGTGCTGATGGGGCTGGATTCGGATACCTACGTCGGGAATCCGGGGGATTACGTCAACGCCTCTGAATACGAGGCTTTGCTGCAGAACTTAGCCGAGAGTGACAGCGGAGCGCAGCGTGGGGCGCCTCCGGCTGCAAAATCAGTGGTGGAGGGGTTGAAGGGTTTTCGGATTGACAAAGAGGAGAACGTAATTGCCTGTGCTATATGTAAAGATACGGTGAATGTGGGAGAAATTGCGAAGAACTTGCCTTGTGGCCATGGATATCACGGCGACTGTATTGTACCGTGGCTTGGGGCGAGGAATTCGTGTCCTGTTTGTAGGTTTGAGCTGCCAACAGATGATCCAGAGTATGAAGAGGATAGGAAGAAGAGAGTTGTGGCGGCCGGTTTAAGGGTGGCTTCGTCCAGTTCTTCTCCCTCTGCTGCTGCTAGCAGTGGTGACAGTCCTGATTCTGCCTCGGCGTAA
- the LOC121802609 gene encoding thaumatin-like protein 1 — MFCTLYITLIFVLMIQGSLGTTFQLVNRCDYTVWPGTLSNSGSPGLATTGFELQPGFTRSIPAEPGWSGRFWGRTGCSFDPSTGRGSCATGDCGSGQMECNGSGAAPPATLAEFTVGSSGSQDFYDVSLVDGYNLPMIVEASGGTGGCGPTGCVADLNRMCPEELRAGGGQGCKSACGAFGTPEYCCSGEFGSPDKCRPTAYSSIFKNACPKSYSYAYDDPTSTFTCSGADYTITFCPSLTSKKSSSWSPTTNGQPAPAVATAGGSHSHPAEDSLATWLPTFVTGGSAHLSPNPNHIICVAMTIILFAFLLLQNSYFSLANCC; from the exons ATGTTTTGTACTCTCTATATCACCCTCATATTCGTCCTCATGATCCAAG GAAGTTTAGGGACTACATTCCAATTGGTCAATAGATGTGACTACACGGTCTGGCCGGGTACACTATCCAACTCGGGCAGCCCCGGTCTAGCCACAACCGGTTTCGAGCTCCAACCCGGTTTCACCCGGTCCATCCCAGCCGAACCGGGCTGGTCCGGCCGGTTCTGGGGCCGGACCGGCTGCTCATTCGACCCATCCACCGGCCGCGGCAGCTGCGCTACCGGCGACTGCGGCTCCGGCCAAATGGAATGCAACGGCTCAGGAGCAGCGCCGCCGGCCACCCTCGCCGAGTTCACGGTGGGGTCGTCGGGAAGTCAGGATTTCTACGACGTGAGCCTCGTCGACGGCTACAACCTGCCGATGATCGTGGAGGCGAGCGGCGGGACGGGGGGCTGCGGGCCGACCGGGTGCGTGGCGGATCTGAACCGGATGTGCCCGGAGGAGCTTCGGGCAGGGGGCGGGCAGGGGTGCAAGAGCGCATGCGGGGCGTTCGGGACGCCGGAGTACTGCTGCAGCGGCGAGTTTGGGTCGCCGGATAAGTGCCGGCCGACGGCGTATTCTTCGATATTCAAGAATGCGTGCCCGAAATCGTATAGCTACGCGTACGATGATCCTACGAGTACGTTCACTTGTAGCGGAGCGGATTATACCATCACGTTTTGCCCTTCACTCACAAG TAAAAAATCTTCAAGTTGGTCACCAACTACAAATGGGCAACCAGCACCGGCCGTGGCCACTGCTGGTGGCTCACACTCTCATCCGGCCGAAGATAGTCTGGCGACGTGGCTCCCGACTTTTGTGACCGGTGGCTCAGCACATCTTTCACCGAACCCTAATCACATAATTTGTGTTGCGATGACAATAATATTGTTTGCATTTCTTTTGTTGCAGAATTCGTATTTTAGTTTAGCAAATTGTTGTTAG
- the LOC121804731 gene encoding endoplasmin homolog, translating to MRKWTICSFLLLLCLLFLLPDQGRNLHANAEADSDAPVDPPKVEEKIGAVPHGLSTDSDVVKREAESMSRKSLRSSAEKFEFQAEVSRLMDIIINSLYSNKDIFLRELISNASDALDKIRFLSLTDKEILGEGDDAKLEIQIKLDKEKKILSIRDRGIGMTKEDLIKNLGTIAKSGTSAFVEKMQTSGDLNLIGQFGVGFYSVYLVADYVEVISKHNDDKQHVWESKADGAFAISEDTWNEPLGRGTEIRLHLREEAQEYLEEHKLKELVKKYSEFINFPIHLWATKEVEEEVPAEEDDASDDEDNAESKSSEEEEEDAEKEEDEKKPKTKTVKKTTSEWELLNDVKAIWLRSPREVTDEEYTKFYHSLAKDFGEEKPMTWSHFNAEGDVEFKAVLFVPPKAPHDLYESYYNANKSNLKLYVRRVFISDEFDELLPKYLNFLLGLVDSDTLPLNVSREMLQQHSSLKTIKKKLIRKALDMIRKLAEEDPDESSDTDKKEVEESGDSNEKKGQYAKFWNEFGKSIKLGIIEDATNRNRLAKLLRFETTKSDGKLTSLDKYIARMKSGQKDIFYITGTSKEQLENSPFLENLKKKGYEVIFFTDPVDEYLMQYLMDYEDKKFQNVSKEGLKLGKESKLKQLKESFKELTKWWKGALASENVDDVKLSNRLADSPCVVVTSKYGWSSNMERIMQSQTLSDASKQAYMRGKRVLEINPRHPIIKELQARVAKDPEDESVKETAKLIYQTALMESGFVLNEPKDFASRIYSSVKKSLNISPDAAVEEEDDVEETETETETSSKETESSPKIEEEAVDEDVNDEL from the exons ATGAGGAAATGGACGATCTGCTCCTTTTTGTTACTACTCTGCCTTTTGTTTCTTCTACCAGATCAAG GTAGGAATTTACACGCAAATGCCGAAGCTGATTCGGATGCGCCAGTCGATCCTCCGAAGGTGGAGGAGAAAATCGGCGCCGTACCGCACGGATTGTCCACCGATTCCGATGTTGTGAAGAG AGAAGCTGAATCGATGTCGAGGAAATCTCTCCGCTCCAGCGCGGAGAAGTTTGAGTTCCAAGCCGAGGTGTCGCGGCTTATGGACATTATCATCAACTCTCTATACAGTAACAAGGATATATTCTTAAGAGAATTGATCTCCAATGCGTCAGAC GCTTTGGATAAGATCAGATTCTTATCACTTACTGATAAGGAAATTTTGGGAGAAGGTGATGATGCCAAGCTTGAGATACAG ATTAAGTTggacaaagaaaagaaaatactcTCAATCCGTGACAGAGGTATTGGTATGACAAAGGAGGATTTAATCAAGAATTTGGGTACCATCGCTAAATCTGGAACTTCAG CATTTGTGGAAAAGATGCAGACAAGTGGAGATCTTAACCTTATTGGGCAATTTGGTGTCGGATTCTACTCTGTGTATCTTGTTGCTGACTATGTTGAAGTTATTAGCAAACATAATGATGACAAACA GCACGTTTGGGAGTCAAAGGCAGATGGAGCTTTTGCAATCTCAGAAGATACATGGAACGAACCACTTGGTCGTGGAACTGAAATTAGACTGCACCTCAGAGAGGAAGCACAGGAGTATTTGGAAGAGCACAAATTGAAG GAATTGGTGAAAAAGTATTCTGAATTCATTAACTTCCCCATACATCTTTGGGCTACTAAAGAAGTGGAGGAGGAGGTCCCTGCTGAGGAAGATGATGCCAGTGACGATGAGGATAATG CTGAAAGTAAATCTtctgaggaagaggaagaggatgcTGAGAAAGAAGAGGACGAGAAGAAACCCAAAACAAAGACAGTGAAGAAAACTACCTCTGAGTGGGAACTTTTGAATGATGTGAAAGCTATATGGCTACGGAGTCCAAGGGAGGTGACCGATGAAGAATACACAAAATTCTATCACTCTCTGGCTAAG GACTTTGGCGAAGAGAAGCCTATGACATGGAGTCACTTCAATGCTGAAGGTGATGTGGAATTCAAGGCTGTGCTGTTTGTGCCTCCTAAGGCTCCTCACGATTTGTATGAGAGTTACTACAATGCCAACAAATCCAATTTGAAGCTATATGTCAGACGTGTCTTTATCTCAGATGAATTCGATGAACTTCTGCCCAAATATCTTAACTTCTTGCTG GGTCTTGTTGATTCCGACACCTTGCCACTTAATGTGTCGAGAGAAATGTTACAACAGCACAGCAGCTTGAAAACGATCAAGAAGAAACTCATCCGTAAAGCCCTTGATATGATCCGCAAGCTTGCTGAGGAGGACCCTGATGAATCTAGCGACACAGACAAGAAAG AAGTCGAAGAATCCGGTGACAGCAATGAAAAGAAGGGCCAGTATGCAAAATTCTGGAATGAGTTTGGCAAGTCAATCAAGCTTGGTATCATCGAGGATGCCACCAACAGAAATCGCCTAGCAAAACTTCTTAGATTTGAAAC TACCAAATCTGATGGTAAATTAACCTCACTGGATAAATACATAGCAAGAATGAAGTCAGGACAGAAAGATATCTTTTACATTACCGGAACAAGCAAGGAACAGCTCGAGAACTCTCCATTCCTTGAAAATCTGAAAAAGAAAGGTTACGAG GTCATTTTCTTCACCGACCCTGTGGATGAATACTTGATGCAATACCTGATGGATTATGAAGACAAGAAATTCCAAAACGTATCCAAGGAGGGGCTCAAACTCGGGAAGGAATCGAAACTGAAGCAACTCAAGGAGTCGTTCAAGGAGCTGACCAAATGGTGGAAAGGTGCTCTTGCTAGTGAAAACGTTGATGACGTGAAGCTCAGCAACCGTCTAGCAGACTCCCCGTGCGTGGTGGTGACATCGAAATATGGGTGGAGTTCGAACATGGAGAGAATCATGCAGTCTCAAACGCTCTCGGACGCGAGCAAGCAAGCCTACATGCGTGGGAAGAGGGTCCTTGAAATCAACCCCCGACACCCTATCATCAAAGAGCTTCAGGCCAGAGTAGCCAAGGATCCTGAG GATGAAAGCGTGAAGGAAACAGCGAAGCTCATTTACCAGACGGCCCTCATGGAGAGCGGCTTCGTTCTCAATGAACCGAAAGATTTTGCTTCCCGAATATACAGCTCGGTGAAGAAAAGCCTCAACATCAGCCCGGATGCAGCAGTGGAGGAGGAGGACGATGTCGAGGAGACGGAGACGGAGACGGAGACTAGTTCAAAAGAAACCGAGAGTTCTCCCAAGATTGAGGAAGAGGCAGTGGATGAGGATGTGAACGATGAGCTGTAG
- the LOC121802884 gene encoding uncharacterized protein LOC121802884 translates to MAISDAVVANLTTLYLVVIAAIKAYGMAAGRSFSGSCVIVLSTAAVALILVAALAWDVSRKATRALMMSAAAPDRGHVMCRGGICWHGVAVKSPASQVRFRLPQHQNI, encoded by the coding sequence ATGGCGATTTCCGATGCGGTGGTGGCTAATCTAACGACTCTCTACCTTGTGGTCATTGCCGCCATCAAGGCCTACGGCATGGCGGCCGGCCGGAGCTTCAGCGGCAGCTGCGTAATCGTCCTCTccaccgccgccgtcgccctgATCCTCGTCGCCGCCCTCGCCTGGGACGTCTCGCGCAAGGCCACGCGCGCGCTGATGATGAGCGCCGCCGCGCCCGATCGCGGCCACGTAATGTGCCGCGGCGGCATCTGCTGGCACGGCGTCGCCGTCAAATCTCCGGCGTCTCAGGTCCGATTCCGCCTCCCTCAGCACCAAAACATATGA
- the LOC121805215 gene encoding receptor protein kinase CLAVATA1-like isoform X2 has translation MERRKCCLVCIFFFFILSQPVYLHPLSDLEILLMLKSSLVGPSASGLHDWLAPSPSSSSPAAHCSFSGVTCGADGRVISLEITNTPLFGALPPEIGLLRGLVNLTLTAANVTGDLPREFGMLSSLKRVNLSSNSFSSGIPNEMVAKLTELEVFDVYDNSFSGELPVGFVRLKKLRVLNLAGNYFSGEIPALYSGFESLTHLSLQGNSLTGKIPAGLSEIPNLLELSLGYYNTYSGGIPPEFGLLSTLELLDLGKCNLSGGIPASLGSLTRLHSLFLQVNNLTGEIPAELSGLFSLMSLDLSINNLSGRIPARFDGLKKLTLINLFGNKFEGPFPSFIGDLPNLEVLQIWSNNFTLELPENLGDNGRLVLVDVKNNHLTGKIPRNLCRGGRLKNLILMDNYFYGLIPEELGECRSLTRVRFRNNFFNGTIPAGFFALPALDMLELSGNYLTGQLPARISAPNLGTLALSGNWLSGNISQGIGGLRNLEILSLDSNRFSGEIPATISDMKKLSVLNLSGNHLTGKIPASVARCSRLTFFDMSRNEIDGEIPLAISVLQNLNVMNLSRNRLVGSIPSEIGLMKSLTLLDLSYNDFSGRRPTAGLLKDMDDRCFAGNPHLCTSNATCAAAAARAPSPLRSTLLIAVAAVLVALFSVSAIWMVVRRMKANKGRRWKLTTFQKVDMMRAEDVVDCLKEENVVGKGGGGVVYRGSMPDGTDIAVKRVVGRGSDRGFRAEIRTLGRIRHRNIVRLLGYVSNEDTNLLLYEYMPNGSLGDMLHGSKGAHLQWDLRCKIALDAARGLSYLHHDCSPSIIHRDVKSNNILLDADFEAHVADFGLAKFWRDAGASECMSMVAGSYGYIAPGRKPVGEFGDGVDIVMWVKETTADYEAVAAVVDPRLAANPVAEVVNFFKIAMACVEEESSDRPTMREIVNLLSTIQQPTLHIDHLLIQD, from the exons atggaaaGAAGAAAGTGTTGTCTTGTttgcatcttcttcttcttcattctaTCCCAACCTGTATATCTTCATCCATTATCAGATCTCGAAATCTTACTAATGCTCAAATCATCCCTCGTCGGGCCCTCGGCCTCGGGCCTCCACGACTGGCTTgctccttctccttcttcttcttctccggcAGCCCACTGCTCATTCAGTGGCGTAACATGCGGCGCCGACGGCCGCGTGATTTCTCTGGAAATCACAAACACTCCCCTTTTCGGCGCTCTTCCGCCGGAGATCGGGCTTTTGCGTGGACTCGTGAATCTCACACTCACCGCCGCCAATGTCACCGGCGATCTGCCGAGGGAATTCGGCATGCTTTCGTCGTTGAAGCGGGTCAATCTCAGCTCCAACTCGTTCAGCAGCGGAATTCCCAACGAAATGGTGGCAAAATTGACGGAACTTGAGGTGTTCGACGTGTACGATAATAGTTTCTCCGGTGAACTTCCGGTCGGATTCGTGAGATTGAAGAAATTAAGAGTGCTGAATCTCGCCGGAAACTACTTCTCCGGCGAAATTCCGGCGCTCTACTCCGGCTTCGAGAGCCTCACGCATTTGTCCTTGCAAGGAAACAGCCTCACCGGGAAGATTCCGGCTGGTCTATCCGAGATTCCGAATCTTCTAGAACTTTCTCTCGGATACTACAACACGTATTCCGGCGGGATTCCGCCGGAATTCGGGTTGCTTTCGACGCTGGAGCTGCTCGATTTAGGGAAATGCAACCTCAGCGGCGGGATTCCGGCGAGCCTCGGCTCGCTTACGCGGCTGCACAGCTTGTTTCTTCAGGTGAATAATCTCACCGGCGAAATTCCGGCGGAGCTTTCCGGGTTGTTTAGCCTCATGTCGTTGGATTTATCGATAAACAACCTCTCCGGCAGAATTCCGGCGAGGTTCGATGGTTTAAAGAAACTAACATTGATTAATCTGTTCGGGAACAAATTTGAGGGGCCGTTTCCTAGCTTCATCGGCGATCTGCCGAATCTCGAAGTTTTGCAGATTTGGAGCAATAATTTCACGCTTGAGCTGCCGGAGAATCTCGGCGACAATGGAAGGCTGGTCCTCGTCGACGTCAAGAACAATCATCTCACCGGAAAAATCCCGAGGAATTTGTGCAGAGGCGGGAGGCTGAAGAATTTGATTCTGATGGATAACTATTTCTACGGCCTGATTCCGGAGGAACTCGGGGAATGCAGGTCGTTAACCCGAGTTCGATTCCGGAATAATTTCTTCAACGGCACGATTCCGGCGGGATTCTTCGCTTTGCCGGCGCTGGACATGCTGGAGCTGAGTGGTAATTACCTGACAGGTCAGCTTCCGGCGAGAATCTCTGCTCCGAATCTCGGCACTCTTGCACTGTCCGGCAATTGGTTATCTGGGAACATTTCACAAGGAATTGGGGGTTTGAGGAATCTCGAGATTCTATCATTAGATTCCAATAGATTCTCCGGTGAGATTCCGGCGACCATTTCTGATATGAAGAAGTTATCGGTGCTGAACTTGAGCGGCAACCATTTGACGGGGAAGATTCCGGCCTCTGTCGCCCGTTGCTCCCGTTTGACATTTTTCGACATGAGTCGAAACGAGATCGACGGTGAGATTCCGTTGGCCATCTCTGTCCTTCAGAATTTGAATGTGATGAATCTGTCGAGAAACAGGTTGGTTGGTTCAATTCCGAGTGAGATTGGGCTAATGAAAAGCTTGACATTGTTGGATTTATCTTACAATGATTTCTCGGGGCGAAGGCCGACGGCCGGGTTGTTGAAAGACATGGACGACCGTTGCTTTGCCGGGAATCCGCACCTCTGCACCAGCAACGCAACTTGCGCTGCTGCTGCCGCTCGTGCACCGTCACCACTGCGGTCAACTCTGTTGATCGCAGTGGCGGCGGTGTTAGTGGCTTTATTCTCTGTGTCGGCGATCTGGATGGTGGTGAGGAGAATGAAGGCGAACAAGGGACGGAGATGGAAACTCACCACGTTTCAGAAGGTGGATATGATGAGAGCCGAAGACGTGGTGGATTGCCTCAAGGAAGAGAACGTGGTCGGAAAAGGCGGGGGCGGTGTTGTGTACCGCGGATCCATGCCTGATGGCACGGATATAGCGGTGAAGAGGGTGGTTGGGCGTGGAAGCGATCGTGGCTTCAGGGCGGAGATAAGGACGCTGGGGAGGATCCGCCACCGGAACATCGTGCGGCTCCTCGGATACGTGTCGAATGAGGATACAAATCTATTGTTGTATGAGTATATGCCGAATGGGAGCTTAGGTGATATGCTACATGGGTCCAAGGGGGCTCATCTGCAGTGGGATCTTAGGTGCAAGATTGCACTCGATGCTGCTCGAGGGCTCAGCTATCTGCACCACGATTGCTCGCCCTCGATCATTCATCGGGACGTTAAGTCCAACAACATCTTGCTTGATGCTGATTTTGAGGCTCATGTCGCTGATTTTGGTCTAGCCAAGTTTTGGCGCGACGCTGGCGCCTCTGAGTGTATGTCCATGGTTGCCGGCTCCTACGGTTACATTGCACCAG GAAGGAAGCCCGTGGGGGAGTTTGGGGATGGGGTGGATATAGTTATGTGGGTGAAGGAGACTACGGCGGATTATGAAGCGGTGGCAGCAGTGGTGGACCCGAGGCTGGCTGCGAACCCGGTGGCGGAAGTggtgaatttcttcaagattgCGATGGCATGTGTGGAGGAGGAGAGCTCTGATAGGCCCACGATGAGGGAAATTGTGAACTTGCTTTCTACAATTCAGCAGCCTACTCTTCACATTGATCACCTACTTATCCAGGACTGA
- the LOC121805215 gene encoding receptor protein kinase CLAVATA1-like isoform X1, producing the protein MERRKCCLVCIFFFFILSQPVYLHPLSDLEILLMLKSSLVGPSASGLHDWLAPSPSSSSPAAHCSFSGVTCGADGRVISLEITNTPLFGALPPEIGLLRGLVNLTLTAANVTGDLPREFGMLSSLKRVNLSSNSFSSGIPNEMVAKLTELEVFDVYDNSFSGELPVGFVRLKKLRVLNLAGNYFSGEIPALYSGFESLTHLSLQGNSLTGKIPAGLSEIPNLLELSLGYYNTYSGGIPPEFGLLSTLELLDLGKCNLSGGIPASLGSLTRLHSLFLQVNNLTGEIPAELSGLFSLMSLDLSINNLSGRIPARFDGLKKLTLINLFGNKFEGPFPSFIGDLPNLEVLQIWSNNFTLELPENLGDNGRLVLVDVKNNHLTGKIPRNLCRGGRLKNLILMDNYFYGLIPEELGECRSLTRVRFRNNFFNGTIPAGFFALPALDMLELSGNYLTGQLPARISAPNLGTLALSGNWLSGNISQGIGGLRNLEILSLDSNRFSGEIPATISDMKKLSVLNLSGNHLTGKIPASVARCSRLTFFDMSRNEIDGEIPLAISVLQNLNVMNLSRNRLVGSIPSEIGLMKSLTLLDLSYNDFSGRRPTAGLLKDMDDRCFAGNPHLCTSNATCAAAAARAPSPLRSTLLIAVAAVLVALFSVSAIWMVVRRMKANKGRRWKLTTFQKVDMMRAEDVVDCLKEENVVGKGGGGVVYRGSMPDGTDIAVKRVVGRGSDRGFRAEIRTLGRIRHRNIVRLLGYVSNEDTNLLLYEYMPNGSLGDMLHGSKGAHLQWDLRCKIALDAARGLSYLHHDCSPSIIHRDVKSNNILLDADFEAHVADFGLAKFWRDAGASECMSMVAGSYGYIAPEYAYTLKVDQKSDVYSFGVVMLELITGRKPVGEFGDGVDIVMWVKETTADYEAVAAVVDPRLAANPVAEVVNFFKIAMACVEEESSDRPTMREIVNLLSTIQQPTLHIDHLLIQD; encoded by the exons atggaaaGAAGAAAGTGTTGTCTTGTttgcatcttcttcttcttcattctaTCCCAACCTGTATATCTTCATCCATTATCAGATCTCGAAATCTTACTAATGCTCAAATCATCCCTCGTCGGGCCCTCGGCCTCGGGCCTCCACGACTGGCTTgctccttctccttcttcttcttctccggcAGCCCACTGCTCATTCAGTGGCGTAACATGCGGCGCCGACGGCCGCGTGATTTCTCTGGAAATCACAAACACTCCCCTTTTCGGCGCTCTTCCGCCGGAGATCGGGCTTTTGCGTGGACTCGTGAATCTCACACTCACCGCCGCCAATGTCACCGGCGATCTGCCGAGGGAATTCGGCATGCTTTCGTCGTTGAAGCGGGTCAATCTCAGCTCCAACTCGTTCAGCAGCGGAATTCCCAACGAAATGGTGGCAAAATTGACGGAACTTGAGGTGTTCGACGTGTACGATAATAGTTTCTCCGGTGAACTTCCGGTCGGATTCGTGAGATTGAAGAAATTAAGAGTGCTGAATCTCGCCGGAAACTACTTCTCCGGCGAAATTCCGGCGCTCTACTCCGGCTTCGAGAGCCTCACGCATTTGTCCTTGCAAGGAAACAGCCTCACCGGGAAGATTCCGGCTGGTCTATCCGAGATTCCGAATCTTCTAGAACTTTCTCTCGGATACTACAACACGTATTCCGGCGGGATTCCGCCGGAATTCGGGTTGCTTTCGACGCTGGAGCTGCTCGATTTAGGGAAATGCAACCTCAGCGGCGGGATTCCGGCGAGCCTCGGCTCGCTTACGCGGCTGCACAGCTTGTTTCTTCAGGTGAATAATCTCACCGGCGAAATTCCGGCGGAGCTTTCCGGGTTGTTTAGCCTCATGTCGTTGGATTTATCGATAAACAACCTCTCCGGCAGAATTCCGGCGAGGTTCGATGGTTTAAAGAAACTAACATTGATTAATCTGTTCGGGAACAAATTTGAGGGGCCGTTTCCTAGCTTCATCGGCGATCTGCCGAATCTCGAAGTTTTGCAGATTTGGAGCAATAATTTCACGCTTGAGCTGCCGGAGAATCTCGGCGACAATGGAAGGCTGGTCCTCGTCGACGTCAAGAACAATCATCTCACCGGAAAAATCCCGAGGAATTTGTGCAGAGGCGGGAGGCTGAAGAATTTGATTCTGATGGATAACTATTTCTACGGCCTGATTCCGGAGGAACTCGGGGAATGCAGGTCGTTAACCCGAGTTCGATTCCGGAATAATTTCTTCAACGGCACGATTCCGGCGGGATTCTTCGCTTTGCCGGCGCTGGACATGCTGGAGCTGAGTGGTAATTACCTGACAGGTCAGCTTCCGGCGAGAATCTCTGCTCCGAATCTCGGCACTCTTGCACTGTCCGGCAATTGGTTATCTGGGAACATTTCACAAGGAATTGGGGGTTTGAGGAATCTCGAGATTCTATCATTAGATTCCAATAGATTCTCCGGTGAGATTCCGGCGACCATTTCTGATATGAAGAAGTTATCGGTGCTGAACTTGAGCGGCAACCATTTGACGGGGAAGATTCCGGCCTCTGTCGCCCGTTGCTCCCGTTTGACATTTTTCGACATGAGTCGAAACGAGATCGACGGTGAGATTCCGTTGGCCATCTCTGTCCTTCAGAATTTGAATGTGATGAATCTGTCGAGAAACAGGTTGGTTGGTTCAATTCCGAGTGAGATTGGGCTAATGAAAAGCTTGACATTGTTGGATTTATCTTACAATGATTTCTCGGGGCGAAGGCCGACGGCCGGGTTGTTGAAAGACATGGACGACCGTTGCTTTGCCGGGAATCCGCACCTCTGCACCAGCAACGCAACTTGCGCTGCTGCTGCCGCTCGTGCACCGTCACCACTGCGGTCAACTCTGTTGATCGCAGTGGCGGCGGTGTTAGTGGCTTTATTCTCTGTGTCGGCGATCTGGATGGTGGTGAGGAGAATGAAGGCGAACAAGGGACGGAGATGGAAACTCACCACGTTTCAGAAGGTGGATATGATGAGAGCCGAAGACGTGGTGGATTGCCTCAAGGAAGAGAACGTGGTCGGAAAAGGCGGGGGCGGTGTTGTGTACCGCGGATCCATGCCTGATGGCACGGATATAGCGGTGAAGAGGGTGGTTGGGCGTGGAAGCGATCGTGGCTTCAGGGCGGAGATAAGGACGCTGGGGAGGATCCGCCACCGGAACATCGTGCGGCTCCTCGGATACGTGTCGAATGAGGATACAAATCTATTGTTGTATGAGTATATGCCGAATGGGAGCTTAGGTGATATGCTACATGGGTCCAAGGGGGCTCATCTGCAGTGGGATCTTAGGTGCAAGATTGCACTCGATGCTGCTCGAGGGCTCAGCTATCTGCACCACGATTGCTCGCCCTCGATCATTCATCGGGACGTTAAGTCCAACAACATCTTGCTTGATGCTGATTTTGAGGCTCATGTCGCTGATTTTGGTCTAGCCAAGTTTTGGCGCGACGCTGGCGCCTCTGAGTGTATGTCCATGGTTGCCGGCTCCTACGGTTACATTGCACCAG AATATGCTTACACATTGAAAGTCGACCAGAAGAGCGACGTGTATAGTTTTGGAGTCGTGATGCTCGAGTTGATCACAGGAAGGAAGCCCGTGGGGGAGTTTGGGGATGGGGTGGATATAGTTATGTGGGTGAAGGAGACTACGGCGGATTATGAAGCGGTGGCAGCAGTGGTGGACCCGAGGCTGGCTGCGAACCCGGTGGCGGAAGTggtgaatttcttcaagattgCGATGGCATGTGTGGAGGAGGAGAGCTCTGATAGGCCCACGATGAGGGAAATTGTGAACTTGCTTTCTACAATTCAGCAGCCTACTCTTCACATTGATCACCTACTTATCCAGGACTGA